From one Bacteroides intestinalis DSM 17393 genomic stretch:
- a CDS encoding oligogalacturonate lyase family protein, protein MRKFCLTIIVLAGFSKALFAQFGNCTASEMQTYTDRETGNTITILTDTLKNDRFLYQTDPMWTHDGKYLLFRSSSRANDKKIERTLPNGEKRSWTPTQIYFIEMATGQIIQATEGPDLGSAFLANKSNRMFISRKEKEDWNMYVMDLDKFFADVKKGKVGKPTAYETLLGTFPTSMGRPGGYAIDCNDDYAYITVEREGTEEEKERMAKNAFLPESNQPVKIKPSLCGIRKMNLATGEVTKVIDTEFKTGHIQASRFTPGEIVFCNETGGDAYQRMWFCTADGSVFKPLYKETPLDWVTHETFVTKDYVYFNILGFQPRLRKQVSGIARINLRTDDVELVGQVELDKDRKAIEGQLTGRGFWHCNASRDNRWAAGDTFGGNVWLINVQTGQRHWLVSDTKMKPDHAHPSFSPDGTKVLFQSGHFTNGKRLNLMMVDITSFNN, encoded by the coding sequence ATGAGAAAGTTCTGTTTAACCATTATTGTATTAGCCGGCTTCAGTAAAGCACTGTTTGCCCAGTTTGGTAATTGCACTGCATCCGAAATGCAAACTTATACAGACCGTGAAACCGGAAACACCATTACCATACTTACCGACACTTTAAAGAATGACCGTTTCCTCTATCAGACAGACCCGATGTGGACACATGACGGAAAATATCTATTATTCCGGTCATCCAGTCGCGCAAACGATAAAAAGATAGAGCGTACCCTCCCAAATGGAGAGAAACGCAGTTGGACTCCCACACAGATTTATTTTATAGAAATGGCAACAGGCCAAATCATTCAGGCTACAGAAGGTCCTGATCTGGGTAGTGCATTCCTGGCCAATAAGAGCAATCGTATGTTCATCAGCCGAAAAGAAAAAGAAGACTGGAATATGTATGTAATGGATCTGGATAAGTTCTTTGCAGATGTAAAAAAAGGAAAGGTAGGAAAACCTACCGCCTATGAAACTCTTTTAGGTACTTTTCCCACAAGCATGGGACGTCCCGGAGGATATGCCATAGATTGCAACGATGACTATGCTTATATCACCGTAGAACGTGAAGGTACAGAAGAAGAAAAAGAACGCATGGCGAAAAATGCATTCTTACCGGAAAGTAATCAGCCGGTAAAAATAAAACCATCTCTTTGTGGCATTCGAAAAATGAACCTTGCTACCGGCGAAGTAACCAAAGTTATCGATACCGAATTTAAAACAGGACACATACAGGCCAGCCGTTTCACACCGGGAGAAATCGTTTTCTGTAATGAAACCGGTGGCGATGCATATCAGCGCATGTGGTTCTGCACAGCAGACGGTTCGGTCTTCAAGCCTCTTTATAAAGAAACTCCATTAGACTGGGTCACTCACGAAACTTTTGTAACCAAAGACTATGTTTATTTCAACATCCTAGGTTTTCAGCCTCGTCTTCGTAAACAAGTAAGTGGTATTGCCCGTATCAATCTTCGCACCGATGACGTGGAATTAGTGGGTCAGGTAGAATTGGATAAAGACCGCAAAGCCATAGAAGGACAACTTACCGGACGGGGATTCTGGCATTGCAATGCAAGTCGCGACAATCGTTGGGCAGCTGGTGACACCTTCGGAGGAAATGTCTGGCTCATCAACGTACAGACCGGTCAACGCCATTGGTTAGTTTCGGATACCAAAATGAAACCGGATCATGCACACCCAAGTTTCAGTCCCGACGGCACAAAAGTACTTTTTCAATCCGGGCACTTCACAAACGGCAAGCGTTTGAATCTGATGATGGTTGATATAACTTCATTCAATAACTAA
- a CDS encoding rhamnogalacturonan lyase family protein, with protein sequence MKNRYLLLCTLLIGTAGSLRAQDLRERTYYYEILEPRHEPKPEVNGFATERIKEHLNRGLAATPAMDGKGIYLSWRLLEQDDADVSFHLYRTANGKTERLTKSPVKSTCDFIDQSPANGKASYWICALDKKKKVIDTSTKIEVELPSLKNYQSIKLNRNIKAGKIAVADLNGDGIYDYIIRTPDKNVDPGMPGTLGGETYQIEAYLNDGTFLWSKDLGQGIEPGVWYSPFIAYDFNGDGKAEIALKTAPENSKRNEKGRVDSGEEYLSVLNGMTGEEIARVDWPERNDRYGNLVRQNRNQIGMAYLDGKTPYILACRGTYKLMVVDAWQLNSNKLERAWRWDSDEENPVVRSMGSHNMICGDVDQDGKDEILLGSCMLDNNGTLLWSTGLGHPDKIYLTDIDPNRPGMEVFLCLEPWHDNGRGVCVVDAKTGQPVWNIGHKTFHVGDGMVADFDPTHKGLECFASEDRKGGSTDKYLLSADGQYLGKNEDVPSCRNWAWWDGDLLRETFKGDDNRWGANSSSNGKSLSIIKWKGESLTEGIGGDILMIADLYGDWREEIITALPGEIRIYTTNIPAKDRRVTLMQDAIYRNYVAHRSMGYPQAPVPSYYLGE encoded by the coding sequence ATGAAAAACAGATATTTACTCCTCTGTACTTTGTTAATCGGTACAGCCGGTAGTTTACGAGCCCAAGATTTACGTGAACGTACTTACTACTATGAGATTCTGGAACCACGACATGAGCCGAAGCCTGAAGTAAATGGTTTTGCAACCGAACGAATAAAAGAGCACTTGAACAGAGGACTGGCGGCAACCCCTGCCATGGATGGAAAAGGCATATATCTTAGCTGGAGATTGTTGGAACAAGATGATGCAGATGTGTCCTTCCATTTATATCGTACTGCAAATGGCAAGACGGAACGTTTAACCAAATCTCCGGTAAAATCGACTTGTGATTTCATAGATCAATCTCCTGCAAATGGAAAAGCATCTTATTGGATCTGCGCATTGGATAAAAAGAAAAAAGTGATCGACACATCTACTAAAATAGAAGTGGAACTCCCATCATTGAAGAATTATCAATCAATCAAACTTAATAGAAATATAAAAGCCGGCAAGATAGCTGTTGCCGATTTAAATGGAGACGGGATTTATGATTACATCATCCGCACGCCGGATAAAAATGTAGACCCGGGAATGCCGGGCACTTTGGGTGGAGAAACTTATCAAATTGAGGCTTATCTGAATGACGGTACTTTTTTGTGGTCTAAAGACCTGGGACAAGGTATAGAACCGGGCGTATGGTATTCTCCTTTTATCGCTTACGACTTCAATGGAGACGGCAAAGCTGAAATAGCATTAAAGACTGCTCCTGAAAATTCAAAACGCAATGAAAAAGGACGTGTAGATTCAGGTGAAGAATACTTGAGCGTATTGAATGGTATGACTGGAGAAGAAATAGCCCGCGTGGATTGGCCGGAGCGCAATGACAGATATGGAAATCTTGTCCGCCAGAATCGTAATCAAATAGGTATGGCATATCTGGATGGGAAGACACCTTATATATTAGCTTGTCGCGGAACCTATAAATTGATGGTGGTAGATGCCTGGCAATTAAACAGCAATAAACTGGAACGCGCCTGGAGATGGGATAGCGATGAAGAGAACCCTGTAGTAAGAAGTATGGGATCACACAACATGATATGCGGAGATGTGGATCAGGATGGAAAAGATGAAATACTCTTAGGCTCATGCATGCTTGATAACAATGGTACACTATTGTGGTCTACCGGATTAGGACACCCGGACAAGATTTATCTGACAGATATTGACCCGAATCGTCCGGGAATGGAAGTATTTCTATGTTTGGAACCTTGGCATGACAACGGCCGCGGTGTTTGTGTGGTAGACGCAAAAACCGGACAACCCGTTTGGAACATCGGTCACAAAACGTTCCATGTGGGTGACGGCATGGTTGCCGACTTCGATCCTACCCATAAAGGACTGGAATGTTTCGCAAGCGAAGACCGTAAAGGAGGAAGTACGGACAAATACCTGCTTTCTGCAGATGGTCAATATTTAGGCAAAAACGAAGATGTACCTTCCTGCCGAAACTGGGCATGGTGGGACGGAGATTTATTGCGTGAAACATTTAAAGGAGACGATAACCGATGGGGAGCAAACTCTTCTTCTAACGGAAAATCTTTAAGCATCATAAAATGGAAAGGGGAATCTCTGACAGAAGGTATTGGAGGGGATATCCTGATGATTGCCGATTTATATGGTGATTGGCGTGAAGAGATCATCACAGCCTTACCGGGCGAAATTCGTATTTACACAACGAATATCCCTGCCAAAGACCGTCGTGTAACTTTAATGCAGGATGCGATATACCGGAATTATGTGGCACATCGTTCTATGGGTTATCCACAGGCACCTGTACCTTCCTACTATTTAGGAGAGTAA
- a CDS encoding glycoside hydrolase family 2 protein has product MKRRILLFLLAFISISQYVGASDARNKYNFNSDWLLSVGDTPEAQQVRFQDTDWKKVTLPRAFNEDEAFRLSIDQLTDTVMWYRKHFRLPAGSKDKKVFIEFEGVRQGADFYINGQYLGLHENGAMAVGFDLTPYIKYGEENVIALRIDNDWNYKERATNTKYQWSDRNFNANYGGIPKNVWLHVTDKLYQTLPLYSNLQTTGVYIYAEDIRVKSRKAVIHAESEIKNEYKRAKQVAYKVELIDRDSKTIKVFDGTQTLVKPGETVTLKAAAEVDGLHFWSWGYGYLYTVKTSLWADGKKIDEVATRTGFRKTRFGKGMIWLNDRVIQMKGFAQRTSNEWPGVGMSVPAWLSDYSNGLMVEDNANLVRWMHITPWKQDIESCDRVGLIQAMQAGDAEKDREGRQWGQRTELMRDAIIYNRNNPSILFYECGNESISREHMIEMKAIRDKYDPHGGRAIGSREMLDIREAEYGGEMLYINKSKHHPMWAMEYCRDEGLRKYWDEYSYPYHKNGEGNNSFRSAATNKIQKKVDARAYNHNQDSFTIENIIRWFDYWRERPGTGDRVSSGGVKIIFSDTNTHFRGVENYRRSGVTDAMRIPKDPFFAHQVMWDGWVDIENPRIHIIGHWNYKEGIVKPVYVVSSAEKVELFLNGTSLGYGNRDHHFLYTFENVAFAAGKLEAVGYDENGTECCRTHLQTAGEPEQIKLSLIQSPNGWKADGADMVLLQVEVMDKDGRRCPLANDLIHFDVEGPAEWRGGIAQGKDNFILSKDLPVECGINRALIRSLTTAGTVRVTAKAEGLKSAEISFSSSPIEVKDGLSSYIPGNELEGRLTRGETPLTPSYKDTKVDVGILSAVAGANNESTINSFDDNELSEWKNDGRANTAWITYQLERAARVDEVCLKLTGWRLRSYPLEIYAGDELIWSGETEKSLGYVHLKVKPVLTNEITIRLKGASKEGDAFGQIVEVAAPVANELDLYKAKDGDKTRHELRIVEIEFKENLWQ; this is encoded by the coding sequence ATGAAACGTAGAATCCTTTTATTCCTTTTGGCTTTTATATCCATAAGCCAGTATGTAGGAGCATCAGATGCTCGCAATAAATATAATTTCAATTCCGACTGGTTACTTTCCGTTGGTGATACCCCTGAAGCCCAACAAGTACGTTTTCAGGATACGGATTGGAAAAAAGTCACTTTACCCCGCGCTTTTAATGAAGATGAAGCTTTTCGCTTAAGCATCGACCAGTTAACGGATACAGTGATGTGGTATCGTAAACACTTCCGTTTACCCGCTGGCAGTAAAGATAAAAAGGTATTTATAGAATTCGAAGGTGTCCGCCAGGGAGCTGATTTCTACATTAACGGTCAATATCTGGGCCTGCACGAGAATGGTGCGATGGCTGTTGGTTTCGACCTGACTCCTTATATAAAATATGGAGAGGAAAATGTAATAGCCCTCCGCATTGATAATGACTGGAATTACAAGGAACGCGCTACCAACACCAAATATCAGTGGAGCGACCGTAACTTCAATGCCAATTATGGTGGTATTCCTAAGAATGTATGGCTACATGTTACAGATAAATTATATCAGACTCTACCTCTATACAGTAATCTGCAAACCACGGGTGTCTATATCTACGCGGAAGATATTCGTGTAAAATCCCGCAAAGCGGTAATCCATGCGGAATCCGAGATAAAGAACGAGTACAAACGTGCCAAGCAAGTGGCCTATAAAGTTGAGTTGATAGACCGTGACAGTAAAACAATCAAAGTATTCGACGGTACTCAGACTTTAGTGAAACCCGGAGAAACAGTAACCTTAAAAGCAGCTGCAGAAGTGGACGGTTTACATTTCTGGAGTTGGGGATATGGCTACCTGTATACCGTAAAAACAAGTTTATGGGCAGACGGTAAAAAGATAGATGAAGTAGCTACCCGGACAGGTTTCCGCAAAACTCGCTTTGGGAAAGGTATGATATGGCTGAATGATCGCGTAATCCAGATGAAGGGATTTGCCCAACGTACCAGCAATGAATGGCCGGGAGTAGGAATGAGCGTTCCGGCATGGCTGAGTGACTATAGCAATGGATTGATGGTGGAAGATAATGCCAACTTGGTTCGCTGGATGCATATCACTCCATGGAAACAGGATATTGAATCGTGTGACCGCGTGGGGCTGATCCAGGCAATGCAAGCCGGTGATGCAGAAAAAGACCGTGAAGGACGCCAATGGGGACAACGGACTGAACTGATGCGTGATGCTATCATTTACAACCGTAATAATCCGAGTATCCTGTTTTACGAATGTGGAAATGAGTCTATCAGTCGGGAACACATGATAGAGATGAAAGCGATACGCGATAAATATGACCCTCATGGCGGCCGTGCCATCGGTTCACGTGAAATGCTTGATATCCGCGAAGCCGAATATGGTGGAGAAATGCTTTATATCAATAAGAGTAAACATCACCCGATGTGGGCCATGGAATATTGTCGCGATGAAGGATTACGCAAGTATTGGGACGAATACTCTTACCCCTATCATAAGAATGGAGAAGGGAACAATTCTTTCAGATCCGCTGCAACCAATAAAATCCAGAAGAAAGTAGACGCACGCGCTTACAATCATAATCAGGATTCATTTACGATAGAAAATATAATTCGCTGGTTCGACTATTGGCGTGAACGCCCGGGAACCGGGGATCGTGTTAGTTCAGGTGGAGTAAAGATCATCTTCTCTGATACCAATACTCATTTCCGCGGGGTAGAAAATTATCGTCGTAGCGGGGTAACTGATGCCATGCGCATTCCCAAAGATCCTTTCTTTGCGCATCAGGTGATGTGGGACGGTTGGGTAGATATAGAAAATCCACGTATCCATATCATTGGCCATTGGAATTATAAAGAAGGTATAGTGAAACCGGTCTATGTAGTTTCCAGTGCAGAGAAAGTGGAATTATTCCTGAATGGAACATCCTTAGGATATGGTAATAGAGACCACCATTTCTTATATACTTTTGAAAACGTAGCATTTGCAGCCGGTAAATTGGAAGCAGTGGGCTATGATGAAAACGGAACAGAATGCTGTCGCACCCACTTACAGACAGCCGGTGAACCGGAGCAAATAAAGTTGAGCCTGATTCAGAGTCCTAATGGATGGAAAGCAGACGGTGCAGATATGGTATTGCTTCAGGTAGAAGTAATGGATAAAGATGGCAGACGTTGTCCGTTGGCCAATGACCTGATACATTTCGATGTGGAAGGACCTGCCGAATGGCGTGGTGGTATCGCACAGGGAAAAGACAATTTTATTCTTTCAAAAGATTTGCCGGTAGAATGTGGTATCAACCGCGCACTCATCCGCTCTCTGACAACTGCCGGTACAGTTCGCGTGACTGCAAAAGCCGAGGGTTTAAAATCTGCTGAAATCAGCTTCTCATCATCGCCCATAGAAGTAAAAGATGGATTAAGCAGCTATATCCCCGGCAATGAACTGGAAGGCAGATTAACCCGTGGAGAAACTCCATTAACACCTTCTTATAAAGATACGAAAGTAGATGTTGGCATCTTATCTGCTGTCGCCGGTGCAAATAATGAAAGCACTATCAATAGTTTCGATGATAACGAATTGAGCGAGTGGAAAAATGACGGAAGGGCAAATACAGCCTGGATCACTTACCAATTGGAACGTGCCGCACGGGTGGATGAAGTTTGCCTGAAACTGACCGGATGGCGTTTGCGCAGTTATCCGCTGGAAATCTATGCAGGTGACGAACTGATCTGGAGTGGAGAAACAGAAAAAAGTCTGGGATATGTTCATTTGAAAGTAAAACCTGTATTGACCAACGAGATTACCATTCGCTTGAAAGGGGCCAGCAAAGAAGGGGACGCCTTCGGACAAATAGTTGAGGTAGCTGCTCCCGTCGCCAATGAATTGGATTTATATAAAGCTAAGGATGGAGACAAGACCAGGCACGAATTACGCATTGTGGAAATAGAGTTTAAAGAAAACTTATGGCAATAA
- a CDS encoding exo-rhamnogalacturonan lyase family protein, with protein sequence MYILLLCGSIYAFSQSYEKKNNQISGLNARQFHKFWKVESESPDYKVTFRGDTVEIVSPKGLTLWRKEKMSGKVTIEYDACVVSETGKDRLSDLNCFWMASDPKHPDNLWKREKWRNGIFLNCYSLQLYYMGYGGNHNSTTRFRRYDGNEAGITDPQARPAVLKEYTDAEHLLKANHWYHIKITNENNRVSYYIDGKRLVDFRDVKPLTEGWFGFRTTLSRTRITNFRYKCSLQENPAVPLQWIGSTPEMDKAVSFGVPFEKGKISPESTLQLTTVNGENIPIDTWVLAYWPDGSVKWSGVAGVIPAGTEGATLELAKKKSVKKARTTNPDDQASVSVTETPRNILIETGVISVYIPRQGEFLIDSLLYKGVKVGEKARLICSTQSTPVLESTSQVSFSNYVSEVKSATVERCGAIRTLIKLEGVHKNKDGREWLPFVVRLYFYGGSEQMKMVHSFLFDGDQNQDFIRALGIRFDVPMREALYNRHIAFSCADGGVWSEPVQPLVGRRVLTLGNAANRNSGRDVTDKNASKDKKVSLQQQQMEGKRIPPYETFDEKNRSLLDNWASWNTYRLSQLTADAFSIRKRANDTNPWIGTFSGTRSEGYAFAGDVSGGLGLCLHDFWQSYPSAIEISETKTPAATLTAWLWSPDAEPMDLRHYDNVTHDLNASYEDVQEGLSTPYGIARTTTLTLIPQGGYAGKKAFADRAKQLSEPGVLMPTPEYLHAQQAFGVWSLPDRSTPFRSRVEDRLDAYIDFYKKAIEQNKWYGFWNYGDVMHAYDPVRHTWRYDIGGFAWDNTELASNMWLWYNFLRTGRADIWRMAEAMTRHTAEVDVYHIGENAGLGSRHNVSHWGCGAKEARISQAAWNRFYYYLTTDERCGDLMTEVKDAEQKLYTLDPMRLAQPRSKYPCTAPARLRIGPDWLAYAGNWMTEWERTRNVAYRDKIITGMKSIVALPNRIFTGPKALGFDPATGVISSECDPKLESTNHLMSIMGGFEVMNEMLRMIELPEWKDAWLDYTIRYKQKAWELNRSRFRISRLMGYAAYHTRNPEMAKEAWADLFTRLEHTPAPPFRITTLLPPEVPAPLDECTSISTNDAALWSLDAIYMQEVIPMDE encoded by the coding sequence ATGTATATACTCCTGCTTTGCGGGAGTATATATGCTTTTTCTCAATCCTATGAGAAGAAAAATAACCAGATTTCCGGCTTAAATGCCCGCCAGTTTCACAAATTCTGGAAAGTGGAGTCGGAATCGCCCGATTACAAAGTAACGTTCCGGGGAGATACAGTTGAGATTGTCTCCCCAAAAGGGCTGACTCTCTGGAGAAAGGAAAAGATGAGCGGCAAAGTCACCATTGAATACGATGCCTGCGTAGTCAGTGAAACGGGAAAAGACCGCCTGAGTGATTTAAATTGCTTCTGGATGGCTTCTGACCCGAAACATCCGGACAACTTATGGAAACGCGAGAAGTGGCGCAACGGAATATTCCTGAACTGCTACTCCCTGCAGCTTTATTATATGGGATATGGCGGAAACCACAACTCCACTACACGCTTCCGTCGCTATGATGGCAATGAAGCAGGCATCACCGACCCTCAGGCCCGCCCTGCGGTCTTAAAAGAATATACCGATGCAGAGCATTTGCTGAAAGCGAACCACTGGTATCATATTAAAATTACGAACGAGAATAATAGGGTTAGTTATTATATAGACGGAAAGCGTCTGGTGGATTTCAGGGATGTCAAACCACTGACTGAAGGTTGGTTTGGCTTCCGCACCACCCTATCGCGCACCCGCATTACCAACTTCCGCTACAAGTGCTCACTGCAAGAAAACCCCGCTGTGCCTTTGCAATGGATCGGCAGCACTCCCGAAATGGACAAAGCGGTCAGCTTCGGTGTACCTTTTGAGAAAGGCAAAATCTCTCCTGAAAGCACTTTACAGTTAACCACCGTAAATGGTGAAAACATACCAATCGACACTTGGGTGCTGGCCTACTGGCCGGACGGTTCGGTGAAATGGAGCGGAGTAGCAGGCGTTATCCCCGCCGGAACAGAGGGGGCGACACTTGAACTGGCAAAAAAGAAGTCGGTAAAAAAGGCAAGAACTACAAATCCCGACGATCAAGCATCCGTTTCCGTCACCGAGACGCCACGGAACATTCTGATAGAAACAGGAGTGATTTCGGTTTACATTCCCCGTCAAGGTGAATTCCTGATAGACAGTCTGCTATATAAGGGGGTGAAGGTGGGCGAAAAAGCACGCCTGATATGTAGCACACAAAGCACGCCCGTTCTTGAAAGCACTTCGCAGGTATCTTTCAGTAACTATGTGAGCGAAGTGAAATCAGCGACGGTAGAGCGTTGCGGTGCTATACGCACGCTGATAAAACTGGAGGGCGTACATAAGAATAAAGACGGACGCGAATGGCTGCCCTTTGTGGTACGTCTCTATTTCTATGGTGGAAGTGAACAGATGAAGATGGTGCACAGCTTCCTGTTCGATGGAGACCAGAACCAGGATTTCATTCGTGCTTTGGGCATCCGCTTCGACGTGCCTATGCGTGAAGCACTTTACAACCGCCACATAGCCTTCTCCTGTGCTGACGGTGGAGTGTGGAGCGAACCTGTGCAGCCATTAGTAGGGCGTCGTGTGCTGACATTAGGCAATGCGGCGAACAGGAACTCCGGCCGGGATGTGACAGATAAAAATGCCAGCAAGGATAAGAAAGTCTCCCTGCAGCAACAACAGATGGAAGGGAAACGCATCCCGCCTTATGAAACTTTTGATGAAAAAAATCGCTCACTGCTGGACAACTGGGCATCATGGAACACCTATCGCTTGTCTCAGCTCACTGCGGATGCTTTCTCCATCCGTAAACGGGCCAATGACACGAATCCCTGGATAGGCACTTTCTCCGGCACGCGCAGTGAAGGATATGCTTTTGCCGGCGACGTCAGTGGTGGACTGGGGCTTTGCCTGCACGACTTCTGGCAGTCTTATCCCTCGGCCATAGAAATCTCCGAGACGAAGACTCCCGCAGCTACCCTTACCGCCTGGCTATGGAGTCCCGATGCCGAACCCATGGATCTGCGCCACTACGATAATGTAACGCACGATTTAAATGCCAGTTACGAGGATGTTCAGGAAGGCTTGAGCACACCCTATGGAATTGCCCGCACTACTACGCTCACCCTGATCCCGCAGGGAGGATATGCCGGGAAAAAGGCTTTTGCCGACCGTGCCAAGCAACTTTCGGAACCGGGTGTACTGATGCCTACCCCCGAATACCTGCACGCGCAGCAAGCCTTTGGCGTCTGGAGCCTTCCGGATCGCAGTACTCCATTCCGCAGCCGGGTGGAAGATCGTCTGGATGCCTATATCGACTTCTACAAAAAGGCCATCGAACAGAACAAATGGTATGGTTTCTGGAACTACGGCGACGTCATGCATGCGTATGACCCTGTTCGCCACACCTGGCGATACGATATCGGAGGCTTTGCTTGGGACAATACAGAACTGGCCTCCAATATGTGGCTTTGGTATAATTTTCTGCGCACAGGACGTGCAGACATTTGGCGTATGGCAGAGGCTATGACCCGCCATACAGCCGAGGTAGATGTCTACCACATAGGGGAGAATGCCGGATTGGGTAGTCGTCACAACGTCAGCCATTGGGGATGTGGCGCCAAGGAAGCACGCATCAGTCAGGCTGCCTGGAATCGCTTCTACTATTATCTCACTACGGACGAACGCTGTGGAGATCTCATGACCGAGGTGAAAGACGCCGAACAGAAGCTCTATACTCTCGACCCAATGCGTCTGGCACAACCACGTAGCAAATATCCTTGCACCGCCCCTGCCCGCCTGCGCATTGGTCCCGACTGGCTGGCATACGCCGGAAACTGGATGACGGAATGGGAACGCACTCGCAATGTGGCTTACCGCGATAAAATCATTACCGGCATGAAGAGTATCGTCGCCCTGCCCAACCGGATTTTCACAGGCCCTAAAGCGCTTGGCTTTGACCCTGCAACCGGTGTCATCAGCAGTGAGTGCGATCCCAAACTGGAAAGTACCAATCATTTAATGAGTATCATGGGCGGCTTCGAGGTGATGAACGAAATGCTCCGGATGATTGAACTACCCGAATGGAAAGATGCCTGGTTAGATTATACGATACGTTATAAACAGAAGGCATGGGAGCTAAACCGTAGCCGTTTTCGCATTTCACGTTTGATGGGCTACGCTGCTTATCATACACGCAACCCGGAAATGGCAAAGGAGGCTTGGGCGGATTTGTTCACAAGACTGGAGCACACGCCGGCACCGCCTTTCCGCATCACAACTCTACTTCCGCCCGAGGTGCCTGCCCCGCTGGATGAATGTACCAGTATCAGCACAAACGATGCCGCCCTGTGGAGTCTGGATGCCATTTACATGCAGGAAGTGATTCCCATGGACGAGTAA